AAATGATCTTGGTTTGTTCACCATGAGCAAATTTGTTGACAATTAAAAGTAGtaacatttatacaaatatcttAAACCAATTATAAACCAGTTAATCCGGTGAGATGTAAAAGGCTGAAGACCAAAAGTGTACGTCAATGGGACActtatttaatcaaatatatattatttacaaaatatcttAAACCAATTACAAACCAGTTAATCCGGTAAGATGTAAAAGGCTGAAGATCAAAAGTGTACGTCAATGGGACActtatttaatcaaatatatattatttacaaatcttACAAATTGTGTTTAAAAACTGCCAATCACTATGAATTTATGaagatgaaattttaaaattgctgCCAAACTTTACTTCCAACCCCTCCCCCTTATCAAACAttaatcatttgaaaattttttgtAGTGGTGGCCAAAACTTCTTCAACAGGTATTAGTAGTAATTTTGCAATTTCATGGGCTACAAAGATGACTGTATATGGATTAGCAATTTCTTCGTTGTAGCGGATATATGGTGCATCAGATTCCAAAACTATTCTGTCGATTCCTTTATTGCAAATGAATTGTTTGATGGTTGGATATTTGTTGCTAAAGATGAAAGGTGTAACGCCAAATACAATGTCCGAAAAATGTGATGAAGCAGATTCAAAAATTTCTTCTGTCCCTGTGAAGCAATGCCAGTGAATTTTGTGATTCTGGGGTAAAGTATTAACCATGGAGGTTAGAGTTGCAAGATTGAGGTTTCTGTCTCCTCTGCTGTGGATGACGACTGGCAGATTTTTCTGTACGGCCAAATTAAGTTGCCTCTCAAAGTATGTTACttgtttttggaaattttgataatttggtCTGTCTGTAGTGTCCAATCCACATTCCCCTACTGAAACTGTTTTTGAAGAGtccaaaattgaaattaaatttttgaaaaaccggTCTAAAGTTGATGTTGAATTTGAGTTTACAATTCTAGGGTGTATTCCGAAAGATAGTTGAATTCTGTGGTCTTTTCTAGTTTCTGACCTTTCGGTTGATTTGGCAGGATTACAGTAATTCGCAACCAAGAACGACAACTTGGTCTTGTAGAGATCAGCTGTACCCATATCATCCAACTCATGGATACCAGTTAATCCGGTTTTTACCATGAGTTGGTCGAGATGAAAATGAGCATCGACAGCCATCAGTGGTCCAGTTGGTTTAACTGAGAGGCATCCAATAGGTATTCCAAAGCGGTCTTTTTGTTCTTCGAAATTTTGTAGaaagttttgttcattttccaATGAAGTAGAGAGTTAATGAATGTTTGGCCAAAGTTGTTGAAGATAGTAAAGCTGAATTTCGGTAAATTGTTGATCTGACAGAAAATATCTGCCAGAAAAACTTCCTCTGttctaaattttaattcttGGGATACTCCATACGATACATTACCagcaatatttaaacaattaataaaatttactaATCCATCTGGATAGGACACTGCCAACATCCTGGCTAATTCCCTTAGCAGACCATTGACTAACTGCACCCACATCTGATATTTGTCTGGGCCAAACTTTGCCTCACTGTCAACTTCTGGGTGTGTTTCATTTATGTGGTGTTTCAGCATTGTAACCTGCGAAAGTTGTAGGTTACAATGGAAACAAGCTGATTCGACAGCTACATACCATGGTAGATGGAGTTTTGCTGTATGCCTAAATGGATGTCTCATGGGAAGCTGACAGATAAAACAAGGCTTACACCTTGGAGGACAGGGAACCAGTACCTCAGGTTCTATGGGAGGTATACAGGGATCCTCATCAGCCTCTTTCACTAATTGGTTATATTGTTCTGCCTCCGTTGGATTAATCCTTACAACAATGGGTATCCCCATATCTTCATCCGCTGCCTGTAGTACCTCCTGGTACTTTTTCTGATCTCTCCAGTTCTTGTTTCCTGGTGATGACCATAGGAACGCAATGGTCCTCGTCAGCCTCCCTAATTACCTGACGGTATCTTTCATCCTCTTTCTCCTGCCTCCTTCTTTCTCTCTTTCTAATTACAATTCTAAGATCTTGTTGTTCTTCCTCCTGTTCTACTTCCTGCTGGGTATCTTCCTCATCTTGCTGTTCTTCCTCCTGTTCGAACTCCTGCTGGGTATCTTCCTCATCTTGCTGTTCTTCCTCCTGTTCGAACTCCTGCTGGGTATCTCCCTCATCTTGCTGTTCTTCCTCCTGTTCGAACTCCTGCTGGGTATCTTCCTCATCTTGCTGTTCTTCCTCCTGTTCGAAATTCTGCTGGGTATCTCCCTCATCTTGCTGTTCTTCCTCCTGTTCGAACTCCTGCTGGGTATCTTCCTCATCTTGCTGTTCTTCCTCCTGTTCGAACTCCTGCTGGGTATCTTCTTCATCTTGCTGTTCTTCCTCCTGTTCGAACTCCTGCTGGGTATCTTCCTCATCTTGCTGTTCTTCCTCCTGTTCGAACTCCTGCTGGGTATCTTCCTCATCTTGCTGTTCTTCCTCCTGTTCGAACTCCTGCTGGGTATCTCCCTCATCTTGCTGTTCTTCCTCCTGTTCGAACTACTGCTGGGTATCTTCCTCATCTTGCTGTTCTTCCTCCTGTTCGAACTTCTGCTGGGTATCTCCCTCATCTTGCTGTTCTTCCTCCTGTTCGAACTCCTGCTGGGTATCTTCCTCATCTTGCTGTTCTTCCTCCTGTTCGAACTCCTGCTGGGTATCTCCCTCATCTTGCTGTTCTTCCTCCTGTTTGAACTCCTGCTGGGTATCTCCCTCATCTTGCTGTTCTTCCTCCTGTTCGAACTCCTGCTGGGTATCTCCCTCATCTTGCTGTTCTTCCTCCTGTTCGAACTCCTGCTGGGTATCTTCCTCATCTTGCTGTTCTTCCTCCTGCTGGGTATCTTCCTCATCTTGCTGTTCTTCCTCCTGCTGGGTATCTTCCTCCTCTTCTATCCAAACATCTTCCTCTATCCATACATCTTCTTCTATACCTAACTCGTCCTGCTCTTCCCATACCTCTTCCTGCTCAGTCTCCTGATGATTATCTTCCTCCTGCTGAGTATCCTCTTCATAGTCCAGGTCTTCATAATGCTGCCTATAAACCTCTTCCATCTCTTTTCCATCATTCCAACTTTTTGCCATGCTGGAAGTACACAATTATCCTCatgctattttttttccttttaaaacttctatatacaatattttaca
The window above is part of the Mytilus trossulus isolate FHL-02 unplaced genomic scaffold, PNRI_Mtr1.1.1.hap1 h1tg000210l__unscaffolded, whole genome shotgun sequence genome. Proteins encoded here:
- the LOC134700921 gene encoding putative deoxyribonuclease TATDN2, whose protein sequence is MAVDAHFHLDQLMVKTGLTGIHELDDMGTADLYKTKLSFLVANYCNPAKSTERSETRKDHRIQLSFGIHPRIVNSNSTSTLDRFFKNLISILDSSKTVSVGECGLDTTDRPNYQNFQKQVTYFERQLNLAVQKNLPVVIHSRGDRNLNLATLTSMVNTLPQNHKIHWHCFTGTEEIFESASSHFSDIVFGVTPFIFSNKYPTIKQFICNKGIDRIVLESDAPYIRYNEEIANPYTVIFVAHEIAKLLLIPVEEVLATTTKNFQMINV